From one Oncorhynchus clarkii lewisi isolate Uvic-CL-2024 chromosome 6, UVic_Ocla_1.0, whole genome shotgun sequence genomic stretch:
- the LOC139411079 gene encoding low molecular weight neuronal intermediate filament-like — MSYSGDVYSSSSYRKIFGDAPRSSGRMSVGSSPSRLSGGYRSSGSHRNYGSPSMVTSSGYRKAGAGRNFHSSMPDSMDLTQSTAVTNEMKIIRTNEKEQLQGLNDRFVSFIEKVHNLEQQNKVLEAEVTLLRQRHTEPSRLHDLYEQEIRELRARVEELTHEKSQMHLDCVQMNEMLDRVKEKLDEETRLREEAEGTLKSYRKDVDDATMSRLELEKKVESLLDEIAFLRKVHEEEQQELQASLQATQVSVEMDMRDDKPDLAVALKDIRAQYEVLSAKNQNQAEEWYRSKFASVNEAASRNQDQAKHSREELNEYRRQVQARSLEIEALRGHNEALERQMAELEDRHSNEMGEMQETIQELESALRSTKGEMSRHLREYQDLLNVKMALDIEIAAYRKLLEGEECRLSTVGGNILQSGYSGFSYSSSRSYALGSSAPYRMRRARPEEPEKEEDEEEKEEEENEEEGEEGGDGEENGDENAVENGEGDEEEDEEEEDDVQKKKEEKGGAPSKSTKS, encoded by the exons ATGAGTTACTCCGGCGACGTCTACTCCAGCAGTTCCTATCGGAAGATCTTCGGGGATGCGCCCCGGAGCTCCGGCCGCATGTCGGTGGGCAGCAGCCCCTCTCGCCTGTCCGGCGGATACCGCTCCAGCGGCTCACACCGCAACTATGGCTCCCCATCCATGGTCACATCCTCCGGCTACCGCAAGGCGGGTGCCGGGCGCAACTTCCACTCCTCCATGCCCGACTCCATGGACTTGACCCAGTCCACGGCCGTCACCAACGAGATGAAAATCATCCGCACCAACGAGAAGGAGCAGCTCCAGGGCTTGAACGACCGCTTCGTCTCCTTCATTGAGAAGGTCCACAACCTGGAGCAACAGAACAAGGTTCTGGAAGCCGAGGTGACTCTACTGCGCCAGCGCCACACAGAGCCCTCCCGTCTGCACGACTTGTACGAGCAGGAGATCCGGGAGTTGAGGGCGCGGGTCGAGGAGCTGACGCACGAAAAGAGCCAGATGCACCTAGACTGCGTGCAGATGAACGAGATGCTGGACCGCGTGAAGGAGAAGCTGGACGAGGAGACGAGGCTCCGCGAGGAGGCGGAGGGCACCTTGAAGAGCTACCGTAAGGACGTGGATGACGCCACGATGTCCCGACTCGAGCTGGAGAAGAAAGTCGAGTCACTGCTGGATGAGATCGCCTTCCTCAGGAAAGTGCACGAAGAGGAGCAGCAAGAGCTGCAGGCTTCCCTGCAAGCCACACAG GTTTCAGTGGAGATGGACATGAGGGATGATAAACCCGACCTGGCCGTGGCCCTGAAGGACATCCGTGCCCAGTACGAGGTCCTGTCAGCCAAGAATCAGAACCAGGCCGAGGAGTGGTACCGCTCTAAGTTTGCCAGTGTGAACGAGGCGGCCTCCCGCAACCAGGACCAGGCGAAGCATAGCAGGGAGGAGCTAAATGAGTATCGCAGGCAGGTGCAGGCCCGCAGCCTGGAGATCGAGGCTCTCAGGGGCCACAACGAGGCCCTGGAGAGGCAGATGGCTGAGCTGGAGGACCGCCATAGCAACgagatgggagagatgcag GAGACCATCCAGGAGCTTGAGTCTGCCCTCCGCAGCACCAAGGGGGAGATGTCCCGTCACTTGCGTGAGTACCAGGACCTGTTGAATGTCAAGATGGCCCTGGACATTGAGATCGCTGCTTACAG gAAGCTGCTGGAAGGTGAAGAGTGCCGTCTGAGTACAGTTGGCGGAAATATCTTGCAGTCAGGTTACTCTGGCTTCTCCTATTCGTCCAGCCGCTCCTACGCCCTGGGTTCCTCCGCCCCTTACAGGATGAGGAGAGCCAGGCCTGAGGAaccagagaaggaggaggatgaggaagagaaggaggaagaggagaatgaggaggaaggagaggagggaggggatggagaggagaatgGAGATGAGAATGCGGTGgagaatggagagggagatgaggaggaagatgaggaagaggaggatgacgttcagaagaagaaggaagagaagggggGTGCTCCCAGCAAGAGCACCAAGAGCTAA